A single genomic interval of Salmo trutta chromosome 13, fSalTru1.1, whole genome shotgun sequence harbors:
- the LOC115206294 gene encoding phosphoserine phosphatase yields MTTLSQTKEIFRRADAVCFDVDSTIIREEGIDELAKFCGVGDAVTEMTRKAMGGSVTFKTALTERLSIIRCSREQVNKLITDHPPQLTTGIKELVDTLHQRSVKVFLVSGGFRCIVEHVATQLSIPLQHVYANRLKFYFNGEYAGFDETQPTSESNGKGKVISMLKEKHGFKNMVMIGDGATDLEACPPANAFIGFGGNVVRQQVKEKSLWYVTSFGELLKELEKI; encoded by the exons ATGACAACTTTATCACAGACAAAGGAAATCTTCCGGAGAGCAGACGCTGTGTGCTTTGATGTTGACAGCACTATTATCAGAGAAGAAGGCATTGATGAGCTTGCCAAATTCTGCGGGGTTGGAGATGCTGTCACAGAAAT GACTCGCAAGGCCATGGGGGGGTCAGTTACTTTTAAAACAGCTCTGACAGAGCGCCTGTCAATCATCCGATGCTCGAGGGAACAAGTGAACAAACTGATAACTGACCACCCTCCCCAGTTGACGACAGGTATTAA GGAGCTTGTTGATACTCTGCACCAGCGCAGCGTGAAGGTGTTCCTGGTCTCTGGCGGTTTCCGCTGTATCGTGGAGCATGTTGCCACTCAACTCAGCATTCCCCTCCAACACGTGTATGCCAACCGCCTCAAGTTCTACTTCAATG GTGAGTATGCTGGCTTTGACGAGACCCAGCCCACATCTGAGAGTAATGGGAAGGGGAAGGTGATCAGCATGCTCAAGGAGAAGCACGGCTTCAAGAACATGGTGATGATTGGCGATGGAGCCACAGACCTGGAGGCCTGTCCCCCTGCA aatGCATTCATTGGATTTGGTGGAAATGTGGTCAGGCAGCAAGTAAAGGAGAAAAGTTTGTGGTACGTCACAAGTTTTGGAGAGCTGCTAAAAGAATTGGAGAAGATTTAA
- the LOC115206293 gene encoding protein NipSnap homolog 2 has product MNTLQRDQWKMATRVLQRFGNGLNQAKNMAQSTGQTVVLSRGLSASNHRNREDSWFKSLFVRKVDPRKDAHSHLLTKNEESNLYKIQFHNVKPECLDAYNQLCEETLPSIHNDKYYPCELVGTWNTWYGEQDQAVHMWRYRGGYPALTEVMSKLRQNKEFMKYREERGKMLLSRRNQLLLEFSFWNEPIPRKGPNIYELRSYQLRPGTMIEWGNYWARAIGYRQHNSEAVGGFFSQIGNLYMVHHLWAYKDLEAREATRNAAWQHEGWDEVVYYTVPLIQHMDSRIMIPMKASPLQ; this is encoded by the exons ATGAACACGCTCCAGCGTGATCAATGGAAGATGGCGACGCGAGTCCTTCAGAGATTTGGCAATGGCCTGAATCAGGCAAAAAACATGGCCCAGTCAACAGGACAGACCGTCGTTTTATCCAG GGGGTTGTCAGCGTCAAACCATAGGAATCGTGAAGACAGCTGGTTCAAGTCGCTATTTGTGCGTAAAGTTGATCCCAGAAAGGATGCCCACTCCCACTTGCTTACCAAGAATGAGGAAAGCAACCTCTACAAAATCCAGT TCCATAACGTGAAACCAGAGTGCCTGGATGCCTACAACCAGCTTTG TGAGGAGACCCTGCCATCTATCCATAATGATAAGTACTATCCCTGTGAGCTGGTGGGTACCTGGAACACCTGGTATGGAGAGCAAGACCAGGCCG TCCATATGTGGCGGTATAGAGGAGGATACCCAGCTCTGACTGAGGTCATGAGCAAACTTAGGCAGAACAAG GAGTTCATGAAGTAccgggaggagagagggaagatgcTGTTGTCTCGTAGGAACCAACTGCTCCTGGAGTTCAGCTTCTGGAATGAGCCCATCCCCAGGAAGGGACCCAACATCTACGAGCTCAGGTCCTACCAGCTCAGA CCTGGCACCATGATTGAGTGGGGTAATTACTG GGCCAGAGCTATTGGCTACCGCCAGCACAATAGTGAGGCTGTCGGAGGGTTCTTCTCCCAGATCGGAAACCTCTACATGGTGCACCACCTCTGGG CTTACAAAGACCTTGAGGCCAGAGAAGCCACAAGGAACGCAGCTTGGCAACATGAGGGTTGGGATGAGGTTGTGTATTATACAG TTCCTCTCATTCAGCACATGGACTCCAGAATCATGATCCCAATGAAGGCTTCCCCGCTGCAGTAA